CCGACTGCACGTGGGGGACCTGGCCGTGGTGGTTGCGGTGAGTGCTCCGCACCGGGGAGCCGCACTCACAGTTTGCAGGGAGATGATCGACACTCTCAAGCACCGGGTGCCGATCTGGAAGCACCAGGCGTTCAGTGACGGAAGCGACGAATGGGTCGGGCTGTAGGAGATATGGCGGCAGGTACGAACGAGCGGGGCAGGTTGGACGGGGCGACCGGCGGGGGTTCCGAGTCCTCGGGGAGCGTTGGCGCGAAGAAACGGGAGGCCCCACGCAGCCTCAGCCGCTCCAACATCGCCCTGCTGATCACGGCGCTCGTCCTGGTGGTCGCGGTCGCCGCGCTCAACCTGATCCACGTGCCGAAGGTGATCCTGCGGCCCGGGCCGGTGACCAACACCCTGGGCGAGACCGACGGGAAACCGGTCGTCGAGATCAAGGGCGTCAAGACCTACCCGACCTCGGGGAACCTGGACTTCGTCACCATCTCGATGGCGGGTGGGCCGCAGTACCCGGTCAGCGTGATGGAGTGGCTGAAGGCGAAGTACATCGACAACGACGCCGAGATCGACCCCGAGAGCATGTGGTTCCCCAAGGGCATCACCTCCAAGCAGGTGGAGCAGCAGAGCACCTCCGAGATGACCAACTCGCAGGAGACCGCCGAGGTGGTCGCGATGCGCGCGGCGGGCATCACCGTCCCCGAGTCGATCACGGTCGTGCAGTTGCAGCAGGGCGCGGCCGCCGCGGGCGAACTCAAGCCCAAGGATGTGCTGGTGTCGCTCAACGGCAGCAAGGTCACCGACCTGAAGTCGGTCTCGACGACGATGTCGAAGGTCACGCCGGGCGCGACCGTGCCGGTCGTGGTCAAGCGCGCCGGCAAGCAGGTCCGGCTGCGGGTCCCGACGGGCAAGGGCGAGGACGGCGGCGCCGTCTTCGGGATCGCGATCTCCCCGTCATACAAGTTCCCGTACGACGTGAAGGTCA
This genomic window from Flexivirga oryzae contains:
- a CDS encoding YlbL family protein; its protein translation is MAAGTNERGRLDGATGGGSESSGSVGAKKREAPRSLSRSNIALLITALVLVVAVAALNLIHVPKVILRPGPVTNTLGETDGKPVVEIKGVKTYPTSGNLDFVTISMAGGPQYPVSVMEWLKAKYIDNDAEIDPESMWFPKGITSKQVEQQSTSEMTNSQETAEVVAMRAAGITVPESITVVQLQQGAAAAGELKPKDVLVSLNGSKVTDLKSVSTTMSKVTPGATVPVVVKRAGKQVRLRVPTGKGEDGGAVFGIAISPSYKFPYDVKVNVGAVGGPSAGTMFTLAMYDMLTPGALTGGKKVAGTGTISEDGSVGPIGGIRQKLIAAKRADAQFFFAPGSDCQEAKGHVPSGLTVIRINTLQDALKALKQIRGGKTTGFVGCG